gtatagtatatatgtgtgcAATATTACGTATAATATTACTTTAGTGTGGCGTAGCGTACACCTTGCTTTCACTCAATTTCCCGTTAAAACACCAATGCTTCCTGTAGACTTCCTTCCGCCGCCGCACAACAAACCACATTCGCACCCAGCACTCCTTCCTCTCTCGCTCCACCTCTCTCTCATTGACAGTTGCCATTTACGCTTGTAACCAACTGCCTGTCGTTGTGGCGCAACTCCCCCACGCTGCCAATCGCAATTAAGTGACGCTTAGCATGGGCCCGTCTTCGCAATGTTCAGCGTGCGTCCCAGCTTTTTGTAGTCCTTCTGCGTGCACTCGAACTCGCAGCGATTCTTGTAGGTAATGCCGTTGGAGCCGCATATTTGTCCCTTCTGCGTGAGATCGCAGGGGCAGAACGAGGCTTGTGTCAGCGTCGCGAATGCAGcgaagagcaacaacaaagcggcgaacAGCGAAAAGGACTTCATCGTGTTTTATTTACTGTCGTGTATTccaattaaaacttttattttgcaCCCGCTCACTCGAAGCAAACGATCGACTCGCGCTTTAAAACGTAACTGAAGTGTAGAGCCGGCAAGCGATCCAACTAAAAGCGATTGTTAGCAAA
This portion of the Zeugodacus cucurbitae isolate PBARC_wt_2022May chromosome 3, idZeuCucr1.2, whole genome shotgun sequence genome encodes:
- the LOC105209746 gene encoding agrin-like, whose translation is MKSFSLFAALLLLFAAFATLTQASFCPCDLTQKGQICGSNGITYKNRCEFECTQKDYKKLGRTLNIAKTGPC